The genomic window TGCTGTTCTCCGTCCCACGGCTGTACGCCGCGCTGCTGAACGCCTCCGGGACGGCGCTCGCCTCCGACTCCGTGCGGCTGTGCGTGGCGGCGGGCGAAAATCTGCCGGCTTCGCTCAGCGAGCGGATCCGCACCGCCTTCCAGGCCGAGCTGCTCAACGGTCTCGGCGCTACCGAGGTGCTCCACATAGTCGTCGGCACGCCGCCGGGGAAAGAGCGTCCGGGCACCTTCGGGGTCCCGGTGCCCGGGATCACCGCGACCGTCCGCACTGCGGACGGCACGCCCGTCGCCGACGGGGAGGAGGGTCGACTCCACATCGCCGGCCCGACCGTCGCCCTCGGCTACATCGGCCGGCCGAGGGCCGCAGCGGCCACCTTCGCCGACGGCGGCGCCTACACCGGCGACGTGGTGCGCCGTGCGCCGGACGGCACGTTCACCCATCTCTGCCGCGTCGATGACCTGCTCAACCTGGGCGGCTACAAGGTCGCGCCAGGTGAGATCGAGAACGTCATCCGCGGCGCTGATGGGGTCCAGGACTGCGCGGTGGTCGGCGGCCGCGATGCTGACGGCCTGGAGCAGGCCGTGGCGTATCTGGTGGCCCGGTCGGGATCCGACAAGGCCGCGGTGCGGCGCGCGGCGACCGCCGCGATCCGTAGCGGTCTTGCCGCCTACAAGCGCCCCGCCCGTCTGGAGTTCCTCAACGAGCTCCCGACCACGTCGACCGGCAAGCTGGCCGCCTTCGAGCTGAGGAAGGCGGCTGAGCAACCGTGACCTGGGACATCACGGGCATGGCCGCCATTGCCAACATCGGTGCCAGCCCTCAGGAGATCTTCGCCGCGTTATGCGCGGCTCAGGAGAGCCGTAAGCCCCTCCGAGCGTTCGACCCGGACAAGTACAGGGTGGCCTACGCCTACGAGATCGACGACCGGCCCGAGGGCGGCGACATACCGCTGCGCGCCACCCGCTGGCTCACCACCGTTGTTCGCCAGGCAGTCGCTGACGCGGGCCTGGGCGAGGACCTATCGCAGGTACCCGTGCTGGTCGGGACCACCATGCGTGAGCAGCGCAGCCTCGAACTGTGGTGGCGTGACGACGCGGAAGTCGCTCTCGAAGACCTGCACTTCGGTACCGCCCTGAAGGCGGCCTTCGGGGCGTCCACCACGTACACCTTCGCCAACGCCTGCTCAGCCACGCTGTACGCGCTCGGCATGGCCACCGACATGATCGAGCTCGGCATGGCCGACACGGTCGTCGTCGCGGGCACCGACGCCGTAACCGAGGGCGGCTTCGGCACGCTCGACCGGGTGCAGAACGACATCCCCGACGCGCTCCGGCCCTTCGACGCCACGCACAAGGGCATGCTGATGGGGGAGGGCGCGGCGGCCGTCGTCGTCCAGCGCGCCGGCACCGGGAACGGGCCTGTGCACGCCCGGGTGCGCGGTGTGTCCATGAACTGCGACGCTCACCACGCCACCGCGCCCGACCCCGACGGCATCACCCGTGCGGTGCGGGACGCCTACAGCAGAGCAGGGGTACGGGCGCAGGACATCGACTTGGTGATGCTGCACGGCAGCGGCACCCCCCGCAACGACCAGACGGAGTCGAGCGTCCTGCGCCACATCTTCCACGGCGCCGGAACCGGTCCGCGGATGACCGCCATCAAGGCGATGACCGGCCACACCCTGGGCGGCTCGGGACTCCTCAGCCTCCTGATGGCGGTGCTCGCCATGAAGGAAGGGACGGTACCCCCGGTCCTGGGACTCACCGACCCGATCCCCGAGGCCGCAGGACTGGGCCTGGTGCAGGGCGCCCCCGCATACGGCGACCTGACCATCGCGCAGATCGACGCGTTCGGCTTCGGAGGGATAAACGCCGTCGCGATCGTGGAGGCAGCCCGATGAGCGGGACGAGTACCGCACGGATGAGTAACCAGAGCACCCGGGAGGTCGTCGTCACGGGCATCGGACTGGCGCTCCCCGGTGTCGCGAAGTACGGCGACCTCCTCGGACCGCTGCCGGGCGAGGGCGGCTTCGACCCGGCAACCGGGCTCAGCGGACGCGAGATGCGCCACAAGGACCGCGCGTCCCGGCTCGCCCTGCGGGCTACCGAGTCCGCCCTCCACGACGCGGGCCTGACCGACGCCAACGCGACGTTTACGGGCGTGGCTGACTCGACCGCCGTCGTGGTCAGCACCAACCTGGGCAACGTGGACAGCGTCTGCGAAGCCACCGACACCATCGCCAGGGATGGCGTCAGGGGCCTCAGCCCCTTGGGCCTGCCACAGACATCAAGCAACGTCATCGCCGGCTGGGTGGCCATCCGCTACGGGCTGCGCGGCCCCAACCTCACCGCCTGCAACGGCGTCACCAGCGGTCTGGACGCCCTCGCCTGGGCCCGAAACCTCATTGTGGCCGGGCGCGCCGAAGCAGCCGTCGTCGTCGGCGTCGAACCAGCCAACGAAGTGGCGACGAAGCTGCTCGGCGAGCAGTCCACCGACGCGGCCGTCGCGATCGTCCTCGAACCAGCGAACGCATCCGCTTCCCGTGGTACACGGCCGCGCGCCACGATCACCGGGTACGCACGGGCCCGGGATCTCGCCGCGGCGCTGACCTCCGCCGGTGTGACTGAGGAGAAACCCGTCGGACTGTGGCTCGTGAACGAGGCGGGTGCCGGGTCAGGCCAGCTGCTCGCAACCACGCGCCGGATCGACCTGGAAGCGCAGCTGGGCCCGCTGTCCGGGGCACTGGGCGTCCTACAGTGCGCCGCTGCGGCTGCCCATCTGGAGAGCGACGCCACCGGGAACGTGCTCGCCTCAGCTGGAGGCCCTCACCACGACGCGACAGCCGCTCTGCTGCTGACCCCTTGACCGACCACTCATCAATCCACATAGGAGCCAGGGGAACACCAATGACCACTGCGTCCGTGAACATCGAGGAGCTCCGCGCTCTGATAGCCGGAGCACTGGAGATCGAACCCGAGGAGGTCACCGACCAGGCGCACTTCACCGACGAACTTGAGATCGACTCGCTGCTGATGCTCGAGATCTCTACCCGCGTGGAGAACGCGTACAACGTCCCGGAGAACACCGTGGTCATCAGCGGTGCCAGGACCCTCGCCGAACTGCACGCCTTCGTCATCTCGAAGCGCGTCGGAGAAACGCCGGCCGACCCGGTCATCCGCCCGAAGCCGCTGAGCGACCCAGCGGCGCGCCTGTTCCTGTTCCACCACGCCGGCGGCTCACACCTGCTCTACCGAGGCTGGGCGGAACACTTCCCCCAGGACTGGGAACTCTGCCTCCTGGAGGCCCCCGGCCGCGGCCAGCTGCAGACACTCCCGCTGATCGACGACTGCGACCGGCTGGTCGACTACTTCCACACCGCCATCGCTCCCCTGCTCGACCGGCCCTTCGGGTTCTTCGGCCACAGCCTGGGCGCCCTCATCGCCTACCAGCTCACCCGCCGACTCCACCACGAGGGGAGCCCGCTCCCCACCTGGCTGGGTGTGTCCGCCTACGGCGCCCCGCGAGTCGAGGCCGGCACCGACGACCGCCCTCACCTGATGCCCGACGACGAACTGCGCAGCTGGCTGCGGAACATCGGCGGCAGCACACCGCAGCTCCTCGACAACGACGCCGTCTGGCCCACGTTCGCCCCTGTGTTCCGCAGCGACTTCAAACTCCTGGACACCTGGGCGCCTCCCCACGACCCCAAGCCGCTGCCCGTTCCGCTCTCGGTGTTCGGGGGCCGCCACGACAAGCTGACCGGCGAGGACCGCCTGCTCTCCTGGCAAGCGTTCACCACGCACTTCCGCGGACTCGAGAGGTACGAGGGCGACCACTTCTACGTGATGGACCACCGGCAGCCTCTCGCTGCCGCCATCACGGCCGCGATGCGTTCCGCCGCCGCATGAGCTCCCTTTCACCACCACGCCACCCGCTGGGTGATCAATCCCAACGGGGTGCCCACGGAGGGCGCAGTGGCGGGCCCTCAGGCGTCGGGATCGACTTCGGGGTGCGTGAACCGCACAGGCCTGCCCAGCGCCCGGGCGTAGGCGATCTCGGCCCGGGTGCTGTCTCCGATGTATTCGCCGACCACGAGCACCTCATCAGCGAGCCGGATCTTCGACCGGTGCAGTTCGTCGAGTCGAACCTTCAGCGCCTCAGCCTCGACAGGATCGGACCAAAGCTCGTGCGGCGACTTCAGATCGCAACCCGGCTTGACGACAATCCTCCCGGCCTTGGTCTCCCGCAGATCGGCCTCAGCCATCTCGGCCATGAAACGAGTGGAGCCGCAGATCACGACGATATCCGGGAGACTCAGCTGCTTCTTCGCGTCGGCGAGTTTCGCCTCGGGGGTGGTCAGTTGCAGGGATGACACTGGTTCCTCCTGGTGGTGCGGCCCGAGGAGAGCCTGCGGAGACGAAAACGAAGGCGTCCGCGATCGTCTTACCGGCGAACGTCGTGGACACCCTCGGGCCAGCACCCTATGCGACGTGCATCGAGCATCCCGACCTGGCGCCGCGGCGCCCGCTCTGGCTGGCCAGACGCCACGCCTGAGCGACGCCGAACTGGTCACCCTCGGCCACGAAAGGCCAGTGCCGGTCACTGCGTGCACCGCCTCGAACAGCTGCTCCACGTGGCGGCAGGCCGCGGTGTCGCACTGGTCGGCCGGTCCCCTGCCGGCAGCTGGTGGCGGTGCCGGATCGGGCTCGGGTACTGCCACAACCCGAACGAGGGAGGCGCAAGCAGATGACCGCATTGACGGAGCGTTGTCCGCCGGCGACCTTGCGGCGCCGCGCTGCACCCGGCGCGGCCCGCCGCAGCTGGCAGCCGCGGTTCATGCCCGCGTCCTGATCGACCCGACCACCTGCCGCCCGCTCAGCATCTGAGCACTTCGCTGCGCTTCGACGAGGAGACCATGTCCACCGCATCTCACCAACCCGCCGCCAACCCTATCGCCGCGCCTTCCACACCCGGCCGCACCGCGGAGGGGGCACAGATCAAGGCGGTCGCCGACACGCTGGTGCTCGCGTACGGGATGCACCCGGTAGACATCACGCGTATCCCGGAGGGCACCGCGACGGACAACTACGCCGTCGTGGACCAGGCGGGCCGACGGCACTTCGCCAAGGTCTACCGAACTCGGGAGCACTTGGATCTGGAGCGGGCGTCGGTCGAACTGTCCGAGTACTGCGCCGACGGAGGTGTCGCGACCGCGCGGGCAACCCGCACGCGCGAGCACGAACTCATCGCGACCCAAGGCCCCCTGCCGATGTCCCTGTGGTCGTACGTGCCGCACACCGCGACCGCCGAAGGCGGCCTGAGGGGTGCACGGTGGGCAGCCGTCGGCACAGCGATGGGCCGCCTCCACAGTCGGCTCGCCGCTCACCCCGCCGCCGCACCCACCCTGAAACCTGGCGCCGCTGTGTGTGACGTGGCTACCGCACGAGACAGCTATGAGGGTCTGATTCTCGCGTTCCAGAGCAAGCCCAGGCTTGGGGAGTTCGAGGCATGGTCGCTGCACGCAACGCGTGAACGGCAAGCTCTCTTCAGTGGCGTCGATCGCATCCTTGCTTCGCTTCCACCGCTGACGGTCCAGATCCTGCACGGCGACCTGTCCGGCCCCAACGTCTTGTTTGAGGACGACAATGCCGCCGCGTTCGTGGACTTCCGACCGCCCACACCCTGGTACCTCGCCTGGGAAATCGCCCGTTTGGGCTGTGACCCCAGCAGCGTGCTGGCCAACGGTGTGGAGGGCTGGCTCACCGGATACACCGATCTCACCCTGGCCTACCGGGACGCCAACCCCAAGGCGTCCGCGAACGACCTCGTGTCCTCGCTCCGTGTCGGCTGTGCAGCCGTGCTCTGCTCGACGTTTCCGTTCTCGGCACCAGTGAAGCGTCCGCACATCGTCGATGCCGCACTTGAGTCCTACGGCAGGGCGCGACACGAGGCCGATCTGCTGCTGCTGGACCAGCTACCTGTCTTGGAGGAGGCCCTGCGTAACACTCTTCGCTGAGTTCATGACCCTCATGGCCAAGCCGCAGGCCCGGCCCTGGCCGACGGCCTCGGCGTCCTGCACCGGGCCTGCACTCCCGCCCAGCAGACCGCCCACCTCGACACGGTCAAGAACACCGCCGTCCCGGACACCGCGCGGCTGGCCACCGTCGACGGTGACGGCCGGCTGCGCGGCGGCCGCGGTCGGGGTCACCGCGCGACTGGAAGGAGCGGGCCGCGATGCTCGTCGACCACGGCGTCGACGGCTCGTCGCGGACGTCGCCCACGGGCACGCGCGGACACCACTGTCGGCGATTCGGCCAACCGCTCTGTTCCACAGACCTGTTGCGGGGATTGGGTCCGTGCATTCTCCATACGGCCCCGGCCGCTCTATCTCGGGAAATCCGAAGCGACTCAAACACATCAGTTCGATATCTCGGGGCGGTCGTTGAGCCTCACGACCACGCCGGACGACCGTTTAGGGGGACCCGCCTTGACCTCGGCCGCTACGAACGAACAGCAGGCCACCTCGCCTCCTCCGCCACCGCCGGCGGAGATCACGTACAGCGGGCAGTACTCCGTCAATCCGCTCTCCGAGGTGTCCTTCCGGCGGATGTGCGCGCAGATCCCGGCCGTCCTGGGTCGGATCGCCCGGTTGTCCTGGCGGACCGACCGGCGGGCCGTGCAGCTTCTTCTCGGCTGCCAGGCGGTCACGGGCGCCTGCTCAAGGGCCCTGTACCGGCGCCCGGAGCTGCTGATCCTGGACGAACCCACCTCCCAGATGGACCCGCGCGGCGAGCACCAGATCTTCGAGCAGATCAAGGCCATCGCCGCCGACCGCATCACCATCGTGGTCACCCACCGCCTGGAGAACACCAAGATCGCCGACCACATCGTCGTGATGGAGCACGGCCGGATCACCGAACAGGGACGGTACGACGACCTCGTCCACGCTGGCGGAACCTTCGCCGAGCTCCTCGAACTTTCCCAGGACCGCTGATCACTTTCGCCCCCCCTTCCTGCCGCGCGGCAGGAAGGGCACCCCAAGGAGGAGCCGTGCCCCCATCCCTCGCCGCTGCCGATGGCTGCATCCCCCGTTCCTCGCCCGCTTCGCACCCGACGGCGAGGTGCGCAACGTGGCGCCGGTACGCCAACGTCGTCGCCCCGGAACTGGAGGGCGGGGGTGAGGCGCAGTGACGGTCGCCGCCCGGGCCCCGCAGACCTCCTCGTGGGCGATCCCGGCCTTCCGGTACCTGCTCGGCAGTGAGGCCGCGAGCCTGTCCGGTTCGGCGGTGAGCACCATCGCCCTGCCCGCGCTGGCTGTCCTGGAGCTCCGCGCCACCACCGGGGAAGTGGCGATGCTCGCCTTCCTCGGTCAGCTCCCGAGCACGCTCGCGCTGTGGGCCGGCGCCCTGTCGGACCGGTACCCGAAGCGCCCCCAGCTCATCGCCGCTGACCTGGCGGCGGCCTCGGCTCTCGCCACCATCCCGGCCGCCGCCCAGGTTGGGGTGCTCACCATCGGCCAGCTGTACGGCGTGACGCTCGTGCTCAGCGCGGCCAAGGTGGTCCACGACGCCGCGGCCATCAGCCTCCTGCCCGGCATCGTCGCCCCGCACCAACTGCACGACGCCAATGCGAAGCTCGGCGCGGCGTCCTCGGTGGCCGACAGTGCCGGAAGCAACGCGGGCGCCGCGCTCGTCGGCGCCGTCGGCCCCGCGCGGTCGGTCCTCGCCGATGTCGTCTCGTTCCTGGTCTCGGCCGTGCTCGTCTGGCGCGTCCGCACGCCCGGGCAGCATGCTCACCCCGCCGAGGGACGCCGCGGACTTGGGCGTGACATCGCCGCGGGTGTGCGGTACGTGATCGGGCAGCCCACGATCCGCACGGTGATCACTGCCCTCGCCGTGCTCTCCTTCGGCCTGGCGATTATGAACACCTTCTGGGCGTACTACCTGCTGACGAAGCTCGGCGCCTCCCCGGCCGCGTTCGGGGTGATCATGGGTGTCGGCGGGGCGGGGAGCCTGGCCGGGGCTCTGCTCGCGCCGAGGATCGCGGCAAGGATCGGCGTCGGTCCGACGATCATCATCGGGTTCGCGGTCAGTCCTCTCGCCCAGGTGCCGCTGCTGCTAGCCGGGCCCGGTCGCAGCTGGCAGATCGCGCTGGCCGTAACGCTCGCCGTCCAGTTGTTCTGGGCGACGGCGGCCGGGACCAGCCAGAGATCGCTGCGCCAGATCCTGTGCGAACCGCGCTTCCAGGGCCGGATGCAGGCGGCCAGCACCACCGTGACCGCCGGAAGCCGCCCTCTGGCCGCCGCGACCGCCGGCGCCCTCGCGGTCCTCCTCGACGTACGGACCGTCCT from Streptomyces formicae includes these protein-coding regions:
- a CDS encoding beta-ketoacyl synthase N-terminal-like domain-containing protein, which gives rise to MSGTSTARMSNQSTREVVVTGIGLALPGVAKYGDLLGPLPGEGGFDPATGLSGREMRHKDRASRLALRATESALHDAGLTDANATFTGVADSTAVVVSTNLGNVDSVCEATDTIARDGVRGLSPLGLPQTSSNVIAGWVAIRYGLRGPNLTACNGVTSGLDALAWARNLIVAGRAEAAVVVGVEPANEVATKLLGEQSTDAAVAIVLEPANASASRGTRPRATITGYARARDLAAALTSAGVTEEKPVGLWLVNEAGAGSGQLLATTRRIDLEAQLGPLSGALGVLQCAAAAAHLESDATGNVLASAGGPHHDATAALLLTP
- a CDS encoding phosphotransferase enzyme family protein, yielding MSTASHQPAANPIAAPSTPGRTAEGAQIKAVADTLVLAYGMHPVDITRIPEGTATDNYAVVDQAGRRHFAKVYRTREHLDLERASVELSEYCADGGVATARATRTREHELIATQGPLPMSLWSYVPHTATAEGGLRGARWAAVGTAMGRLHSRLAAHPAAAPTLKPGAAVCDVATARDSYEGLILAFQSKPRLGEFEAWSLHATRERQALFSGVDRILASLPPLTVQILHGDLSGPNVLFEDDNAAAFVDFRPPTPWYLAWEIARLGCDPSSVLANGVEGWLTGYTDLTLAYRDANPKASANDLVSSLRVGCAAVLCSTFPFSAPVKRPHIVDAALESYGRARHEADLLLLDQLPVLEEALRNTLR
- a CDS encoding MFS transporter yields the protein MTVAARAPQTSSWAIPAFRYLLGSEAASLSGSAVSTIALPALAVLELRATTGEVAMLAFLGQLPSTLALWAGALSDRYPKRPQLIAADLAAASALATIPAAAQVGVLTIGQLYGVTLVLSAAKVVHDAAAISLLPGIVAPHQLHDANAKLGAASSVADSAGSNAGAALVGAVGPARSVLADVVSFLVSAVLVWRVRTPGQHAHPAEGRRGLGRDIAAGVRYVIGQPTIRTVITALAVLSFGLAIMNTFWAYYLLTKLGASPAAFGVIMGVGGAGSLAGALLAPRIAARIGVGPTIIIGFAVSPLAQVPLLLAGPGRSWQIALAVTLAVQLFWATAAGTSQRSLRQILCEPRFQGRMQAASTTVTAGSRPLAAATAGALAVLLDVRTVLAVGALLQFVPVALLLASPVRTLRDMPALPDTVAVPPAREGAS
- a CDS encoding beta-ketoacyl synthase N-terminal-like domain-containing protein, whose translation is MTWDITGMAAIANIGASPQEIFAALCAAQESRKPLRAFDPDKYRVAYAYEIDDRPEGGDIPLRATRWLTTVVRQAVADAGLGEDLSQVPVLVGTTMREQRSLELWWRDDAEVALEDLHFGTALKAAFGASTTYTFANACSATLYALGMATDMIELGMADTVVVAGTDAVTEGGFGTLDRVQNDIPDALRPFDATHKGMLMGEGAAAVVVQRAGTGNGPVHARVRGVSMNCDAHHATAPDPDGITRAVRDAYSRAGVRAQDIDLVMLHGSGTPRNDQTESSVLRHIFHGAGTGPRMTAIKAMTGHTLGGSGLLSLLMAVLAMKEGTVPPVLGLTDPIPEAAGLGLVQGAPAYGDLTIAQIDAFGFGGINAVAIVEAAR
- a CDS encoding thioesterase domain-containing protein: MTTASVNIEELRALIAGALEIEPEEVTDQAHFTDELEIDSLLMLEISTRVENAYNVPENTVVISGARTLAELHAFVISKRVGETPADPVIRPKPLSDPAARLFLFHHAGGSHLLYRGWAEHFPQDWELCLLEAPGRGQLQTLPLIDDCDRLVDYFHTAIAPLLDRPFGFFGHSLGALIAYQLTRRLHHEGSPLPTWLGVSAYGAPRVEAGTDDRPHLMPDDELRSWLRNIGGSTPQLLDNDAVWPTFAPVFRSDFKLLDTWAPPHDPKPLPVPLSVFGGRHDKLTGEDRLLSWQAFTTHFRGLERYEGDHFYVMDHRQPLAAAITAAMRSAAA